In Rhizophagus irregularis chromosome 7, complete sequence, a single genomic region encodes these proteins:
- a CDS encoding uncharacterized protein (SECRETED:cutsite_VNA-MC; SECRETED:prob_0.7890); SECRETED:SignalP(1-26), with the protein MKPSSFSFILSLLLFISIESMIQVNAMCWEHSNPLKPWEKTKSTFCGTQDKPKNKLTIDKGNSLASFLAPADAFQFVFSCGVPDQVLCSKAENSFKEAGLIIANLVNFTTPLRVNATFTDFCRDLGECDGKILGAASAARTIPLQDDDNKIRQYPQALAKQFLLQPEPQWGPFDIQAFFNAEADLFFDGDNTPITPTQFDFRYIILHELIHGLGFASGWNSYFSSDNGNNAVALTPDPGFLEQLTGLNDPVTFTGFEETAFDKYMVNAKIKTQSPKRMTDYADKINSFAKIGTKFPSVQALLTSFQRSQSFLTSNDLIIDSQTPKTFAFQPKSAKTTDDLIFLETNINPFQQGSSISHVDIVSFNNNSDFLEVFNAKRGQNLDQILASVGGTYPIGPKLQSVLETLGYTTANNPNPYKPSLPNSPKLNAAPPPPLPVANQSGKNKMSTSTATSLKFRFNILPVFIIVVVVLLL; encoded by the coding sequence atgaaaccatcatcattttcatttattcttTCACTCTTGCTATTTATTAGCATCGAATCTATGATTCAAGTAAATGCTATGTGTTGGGAACATAGCAATCCACTTAAACCATGGGAGAAAACGAAGTCAACATTTTGTGGTACGCAAGATAAGccaaaaaacaaattaacaaTCGATAAAGGAAATTCGCTAGCTTCCTTTTTAGCACCAGCTGATGCATTTCAATTTGTTTTCTCTTGTGGAGTTCCAGATCAAGTTTTATGTAGTAAAGcagaaaattcatttaaagaaGCAGGATTAATTATAgcaaatttagttaatttcaCTACACCTTTAAGAGTTAATGCTACTTTTACAGATTTTTGTCGAGACCTTGGTGAATGTGATGGTAAAATTCTTGGAGCAGCAAGTGCAGCGAGAACAATTCCTTTacaagatgatgataataaaattagacaATATCCACAAGCATTAgcaaaacaatttttattacaacCAGAACCTCAATGGGGACCTTTTGATATTCAAGCTTTTTTTAACGCTGAAGCTGATTTGTTTTTTGATGGTGATAATACACCAATTACACCTACTCAATTTGATTTtcgttatattattttacatgaACTTATTCATGGTCTTGGTTTTGCTTCCGGTTGGAATAGTTATTTCAGTAGTGATAATGGTAATAATGCTGTTGCTTTGACTCCTGATCCAGGTTTTCTCGAGCAATTAACAGGTTTAAATGATCCTGTGACTTTTACTGGATTTGAAGAAACtgcatttgataaatatatggtaaatgcaaaaataaaaactcaATCTCCGAAAAGAATGACTGATTATGcggataaaataaatagttttgCTAAAATTGGTACTAAATTCCCAAGTGTACAGGCTTTATTAACATCATTTCAAAGATCTCAATCATTTTTAACTTCTAATGATTTAATCATTGATAGTCAAACTCCAAAAACTTTTGCTTTTCAACCTAAAAGTGCTAAAACCAcagatgatttaatttttttggaaacGAATATAAATCCTTTCCAACAAGGATCATCTATTTCTCACGTAGATATtgtatcttttaataataatagtgattTCTTGGAAGTTTTTAATGCTAAACGTGGTCAAAACTTGGATCAAATTCTTGCTAGTGTTGGTGGAACTTACCCTATTGGTCCAAAATTACAATCCGTTTTAGAAACTTTAGGGTATACTACGGCAAACAATCCAAATCCATATAAACCAAGTTTACCTAATAGTCCAAAATTGAATGCTGCTCCCCCACCTCCATTACCTGTCGCTAATCAAAgtggtaaaaataaaatgtcaacTTCCACCGCTAcatctttaaaatttagatttaatattttacctgtatttataattgtagtcgttgttttattattatag
- a CDS encoding uncharacterized protein (SECRETED:cutsite_ISA-VP; SECRETED:prob_0.9166); SECRETED:SignalP(1-21): MNKIIGITLFLFFIFSSYISAVPNPMIKRQGDGSDPLSGFKPCNGTTYPITFTKFSFDPNPIVIGQTLTTTVAGTSNEEIKEGAIQTTSAFSNGQLVFNQQTDYCKVSVEPTGAKCPLPPGDFDASITSVPAASSNDPSGTTLSFDVVFKIINPDNTELTCMEGPFSITFPPK, translated from the exons atgaacaaaattattggtatcaccctttttcttttcttcattttttcatCTTATATCTCGGCAGTTCCAAATCCTATGATAAAACGTCAGGGGGACGGTAGCGATCCATTAAGTGGTTTCAAACCTTGTAATGGAACTACTTATCCAATTACTTTTACGAAGTTCAGTTTCGACCCAAATCCGATCGTAATAGGACAGACCTTAACTACGACAGTGGCCGGTACAAGcaatgaagaaataaaagaaggCGCAATTCAAACAACATCAGCATTTTCTAACGGACAATTAGTATTTAACCAACAAACTGATTATTGTAAAGTGTCAGTTGAACCAACCGGAGCAAAATGTCCACTTCCACCTGGAGATTTTGATGCTTCTATAACATCCGTTCCCGCGGCTAGTTCCAATGATCCTTCAGGCACTACTTTATCATTTGATGTTGTATTTAAAA ttaTTAATCCTGATAATACCGAATTGACATGCATGGAAGGACCATTTAGTATTACTTTCCCTCCAAAATAA
- a CDS encoding uncharacterized protein (SECRETED:cutsite_VSS-DH; SECRETED:prob_0.9180); SECRETED:SignalP(1-23), whose translation MNIHLLLIILITFLLIFINDVSSDHALCWDLIPEPNNLSRKIQRPCPMVKNRKRAASTAAPANNSDMFTVSFTCSVENENPELCRKVKNAFYTAGQIISSSIKLNTPLIVNASLVNFCTTRGICLDGPTGRLTLGGAGPSRLIPIEKDQRVYPQSILKQLNKENHPEYSPYDINALFNSEGNYWFEEDGPIKLNQSDFLFVILHELIHGLGFCSGWDDHSDMLGIQNIITPTPLFLTTITGQVIFGGFREFIFDKFMVLLSDGTRISNLTEELNKFSGVGTTHNSMDDFLNYFMNTFPSSPEYQIVQKMMNISTTPKSLGILPLNKTDIKDAFILETSLSPFLPKSSISHCDYITYTKSSDFLMRYLQDPGISLKRSIRLGGNYVNGPIGPKLAETLSLIGYQIQNLPNTFKPNPNEIVVDDEINIASSLKAFNLNYLIIKFLFFYYIMMDF comes from the exons atgAACATTCATTTACtgctaataatattaataacgttcttactaatttttataaatgatgTTTCCTCCGATCATGCATTATGTTGGGATTTGATTCCAGAACCGAATAATTTGTCACGTAAAATTCAGAGACCATGTCCAATGGTTAAAAATAGGAAAAGAGCAGCATCAACAGCAGCACCGGCAAATAATTCGGATATGTTTACCGTATCATTTACTTGTTCGGTTGAAAATGAAAACCCAGAATTATGTCGAAAAGTTAAGAATGCGTTTTATACAGCTGGACAAATTATTTCTTCCAGCATAAAACTTAATACACCATTGATAGTTAATGCTTCATTGGTAAATTTTTGTACAACAAGAGGTATATGCCTAGATGGACCAACTGGTCGTTTAACTTTAGGTGGTGCTGGACCTTCAAGACTTATTCCTATTGAAAAAGATCAACGAGTATATCCTCAATCCATcttaaaacaattaaacaaagaaaatcaCCCAGAATATTCTCCATATGATATTAATGCTCTATTTAATAGTGAAGGAAATTATTGGTTTGAAGAAGATGGTCCAATAAAGCTAAATCaatctgattttttatttgtaattttacatGAATTAATTCATGGATTAGGGTTTTGCAGTGGTTGGGATGATCATAGTGATATGTTAGGCATACAGAATATAATAACTCCAACACCTCTTTTTTTAACAACCATTACAGGACAGGTCATTTTTGGTGGATTTAGAGAGttcatatttgataaatttatggTATTATTATCTGATGGCACTCGCATTTCCAATCTTACTGAGGAGTTGAATAAATTCTCTGGTGTTGGAACTACTCATAATTCAAtggatgattttttaaattactttatgaATACTTTTCCTTCATCTCCTGAATACCAAATTGttcaaaaaatgatgaatataTCTACTACACCTAAATCTCTGGGGattttaccattaaataaaactgATATTAAAGATGCttttattttagaaacttCACTTTCACCTTTTTTGCCCAAGTCAAGTATCAGCCATTGTGATTATATAACTTATACCAAATCTTCTGATTTCTTAATGAGATATTTACAAGATCCtggtatttctttaaaaagatcTATTCGTTTAGGTGGAAATTATGTAAATGGTCCTATTGGGCCTAAACTAGCTGAAACATTATCTTTAATAGG atatcaaattcaaaatttaccaAATACATTTAAACCAAATCCTAATGAAATAGTAGtagatgatgaaattaatattgcaTCATCTTTAAAAGCttttaacttaaattatttaattataaaatttttatttttttattatataatgatggacttttaa